One window of the Crassaminicella thermophila genome contains the following:
- a CDS encoding sodium:calcium antiporter — translation MFSWISNIWIALVMLFVMAWVINQASDKLGDVLHVLGLKLNIPNSVRGATFDAIASSFPEFSTAMIAVIVYKEFADVGVPTIAGSGIFNILLIPMLSIFAYQGTDKLKADRSGVYRDMCFYTISILTLVATTYLGKFTPISGIILICIYAGYIITLYLQTKKYRKNLTLGEQIAATAELKHELEEEGEDEDFIDMPYSKIFTVIAISIGLLWISCDAIVQSAIVISNTFNIPTVLVSVIILAACTSIPDTLLSVKSARLGDADGAVSNAVGSNIFDICICLGFPMIIAGKEIPVSFGENIIIFGFLLLSMLTTAGLLLKKDGVSKKDASIMAIVYGLFILYVVGVSIGLIPLNFLA, via the coding sequence TTGTTTAGTTGGATTAGTAATATTTGGATTGCTCTTGTCATGTTATTTGTTATGGCCTGGGTAATCAATCAAGCATCAGATAAGTTAGGTGATGTTTTACATGTATTGGGATTAAAACTGAATATACCAAACTCTGTAAGAGGTGCAACCTTCGATGCGATTGCCTCATCCTTTCCAGAGTTTTCAACAGCTATGATTGCTGTAATAGTGTATAAAGAATTTGCTGATGTAGGTGTTCCTACGATTGCTGGTTCAGGAATATTTAACATCTTGCTTATCCCTATGTTATCAATATTTGCTTATCAAGGAACTGATAAGTTAAAAGCTGATCGTTCAGGGGTTTACCGAGATATGTGTTTTTACACTATTAGTATTTTGACATTAGTCGCTACAACATATTTAGGAAAGTTTACACCTATTTCAGGGATTATCTTAATCTGTATCTATGCAGGGTATATTATAACTCTCTATCTTCAAACAAAAAAATATAGAAAAAATCTTACATTAGGCGAGCAAATTGCTGCAACAGCAGAATTAAAGCACGAACTTGAAGAAGAAGGTGAAGATGAAGATTTTATCGATATGCCTTATTCAAAAATATTTACTGTAATTGCAATCTCTATTGGACTGCTTTGGATTAGCTGTGATGCAATTGTACAATCAGCAATAGTAATCTCTAATACTTTCAATATACCAACCGTACTTGTTTCAGTAATCATACTAGCTGCTTGTACTTCTATTCCAGATACACTTTTATCTGTAAAATCTGCAAGACTGGGAGATGCAGATGGTGCAGTATCTAATGCAGTAGGATCAAATATATTTGACATTTGTATATGCTTAGGATTTCCTATGATTATAGCAGGAAAAGAAATTCCAGTAAGCTTTGGTGAAAATATTATAATCTTTGGTTTCTTATTACTATCAATGCTTACTACAGCAGGTTTACTTCTTAAAAAAGATGGCGTAAGCAAAAAAGATGCATCAATAATGGCTATTGTTTATGGATTGTTTATTCTTTATGTAGTCGGTGTGTCAATTGGTTTAATTCCATTAAATTTCCTTGCATAA
- the tyrS gene encoding tyrosine--tRNA ligase — translation MSNVFDVLKERGFIQQTTHEDEIRELLGKESVTFYIGFDPTADSLHVGHFLQAITMMHMQKAGHRPIVLIGGGTAMVGDPTGKTDMRKMMTPETINHNAECFKKQLSKFLDFSEGKAIMVNNADWLMNLEYIPFLREIGKHFSVNRMLTAECFKSRMEKGLSFLEFNYMIMQSYDFLELHRKYGCKMQLGGDDQWSNILGGVDLIRRVESKPAYGMTFTLLTTSEGKKMGKTESGAIWLDPEKTSPYDFYQYWRNVNDADVERCLSLLTFLPMDEVRRLGSLEGAEINKAKEILAFEVTKLVHGEEEAKKAQEAARALFGKGPASENVPFTEIPHSEFAEGMNIMTLLSKTNLIPSRSEGRRLIQQGGISIDGEKVSDIQLIIKESDFKDGTLMIKRGKKVYHQVRLV, via the coding sequence GTGAGCAATGTTTTTGATGTACTAAAAGAACGTGGTTTTATCCAACAGACTACCCATGAAGATGAAATTCGAGAGCTTCTTGGAAAAGAATCTGTTACATTCTATATTGGTTTTGACCCTACTGCTGATAGTTTACATGTAGGACACTTTCTTCAAGCGATTACTATGATGCACATGCAAAAAGCTGGACATAGACCTATTGTATTAATCGGTGGTGGTACAGCAATGGTTGGAGATCCTACAGGCAAGACAGATATGCGAAAAATGATGACCCCAGAAACCATCAATCACAATGCAGAGTGCTTTAAAAAGCAACTTTCAAAATTCCTAGATTTCTCAGAAGGAAAAGCAATTATGGTAAATAATGCAGATTGGTTAATGAACTTAGAATATATTCCTTTCTTAAGAGAAATTGGAAAGCACTTCTCTGTAAATAGAATGCTTACAGCAGAATGTTTTAAAAGCCGTATGGAAAAAGGTTTATCATTCCTTGAATTTAACTATATGATTATGCAGTCTTATGACTTTTTAGAATTACACAGAAAATATGGATGTAAGATGCAATTAGGTGGAGATGACCAATGGTCTAATATTCTTGGCGGTGTTGACCTTATTCGAAGAGTAGAAAGCAAACCCGCTTATGGTATGACTTTCACACTTCTTACCACAAGTGAAGGTAAAAAAATGGGCAAAACAGAATCAGGAGCTATTTGGCTTGATCCTGAAAAAACATCTCCATATGACTTTTATCAATACTGGAGAAATGTTAATGATGCAGACGTTGAAAGATGCTTATCTCTTCTTACATTCCTACCAATGGATGAAGTAAGAAGACTTGGAAGCTTAGAAGGCGCAGAAATCAATAAAGCAAAAGAAATTTTAGCCTTTGAAGTAACCAAATTAGTTCATGGTGAAGAAGAAGCAAAAAAAGCACAAGAAGCTGCAAGAGCACTATTTGGAAAAGGACCTGCAAGTGAAAATGTGCCTTTTACAGAAATTCCACATTCTGAATTTGCAGAAGGAATGAACATTATGACATTACTTTCAAAAACAAACTTAATCCCATCTCGAAGTGAGGGACGTCGTTTGATTCAACAAGGCGGTATATCAATCGATGGTGAGAAGGTAAGTGATATTCAGCTTATAATTAAAGAATCAGATTTTAAAGATGGTACTTTAATGATAAAAAGAGGTAAAAAGGTATATCATCAGGTAAGATTAGTATAG
- a CDS encoding class I SAM-dependent methyltransferase — protein sequence MDNIQKLLESITNEQSLIYFVLSNIRKKDKDSFHKVTIRPILLKGELVYQFTYTYEKKVTHENLNTNDMIKKVMILFEKFKQGQAYTSEADYQILISKKFKVKILKKQPTKKKENLAHNRKKNYIIPENEPNPFLIKLGVMNEKGKVLATKFDKFRQINRFLEMVADVVPNLKKKGIINIIDFGCGKSYLTFALYHYLVNILKLKVKIIGLDLKKDVINHCNKVAKDLGYDDLTFMLGDIEHFKGVDKVDMVVTLHACDTATDAALIKAIEWNSDVILSVPCCQHELLKQIHNEIMIPLEKHGIIKERMSALITDSIRANILEIMGYSTQILEFIDLEHTPKNLLIRAIRTNKISKNAIEEYKRFKAFWGVSPYFEKGLGEKLAKKLNNYC from the coding sequence ATGGATAATATACAGAAACTACTAGAAAGTATTACTAATGAACAATCACTTATCTATTTTGTTTTAAGTAATATTCGAAAAAAAGACAAAGATAGCTTTCATAAAGTGACCATTCGCCCTATATTATTAAAAGGAGAGCTTGTCTATCAGTTTACATATACATATGAGAAAAAAGTGACTCATGAAAATTTAAATACTAATGATATGATTAAAAAAGTAATGATATTATTTGAAAAATTTAAACAGGGACAAGCTTATACGAGTGAAGCAGACTATCAGATTCTAATTAGTAAAAAATTTAAAGTAAAGATATTAAAAAAACAACCTACAAAGAAAAAAGAAAATTTAGCACATAATAGAAAGAAGAACTATATAATACCTGAAAATGAGCCCAATCCATTTTTGATCAAATTAGGAGTTATGAATGAAAAAGGAAAGGTGTTGGCTACAAAGTTTGATAAGTTTCGTCAAATAAATCGTTTTTTGGAAATGGTTGCTGATGTAGTACCTAATTTAAAGAAAAAGGGTATTATAAATATTATTGATTTCGGATGTGGAAAATCTTATTTAACTTTTGCTCTTTATCATTATCTTGTGAATATATTAAAGCTTAAAGTGAAAATTATAGGGTTGGATTTAAAAAAAGATGTTATAAATCACTGTAATAAGGTTGCAAAAGATTTAGGATATGATGATTTAACCTTTATGCTAGGAGATATTGAACATTTTAAAGGGGTAGATAAGGTGGATATGGTAGTAACCCTTCATGCTTGTGATACAGCAACAGATGCTGCATTGATAAAAGCAATAGAGTGGAATTCAGATGTTATTTTGTCTGTTCCTTGCTGTCAGCATGAGTTATTAAAACAGATACATAATGAAATTATGATACCACTCGAGAAACATGGCATTATTAAAGAAAGAATGTCTGCATTAATTACAGATAGCATAAGAGCAAATATATTAGAAATTATGGGTTACTCTACACAGATTTTAGAGTTTATTGATCTTGAGCATACACCTAAAAATTTATTAATTAGAGCAATAAGAACAAATAAGATATCTAAAAATGCTATTGAGGAATATAAAAGATTTAAAGCATTTTGGGGAGTTTCTCCTTATTTTGAAAAGGGGTTAGGAGAAAAATTAGCCAAAAAGCTTAATAATTATTGTTGA
- a CDS encoding NAD-dependent succinate-semialdehyde dehydrogenase: MKEYKLYINGEWIEADQEEKIEVINPATGEIVGTVPNAKEAETKKAIDAAYKAFEEWSILPANKRARYLNKLFQLMLENQKDIAETLTKEQGKPLKEAIGEVRYAASYVEWYAEEAKRNYGETIPAFRKNTKILVLRQPVGVVAAITPWNFPAAMITRKIAPALAAGCTVVLKPAEQTPLTAMKIIELIEKAGFPKGVVNIVTGDPVIIGKTIMEDNRVRKIAFTGSTEVGKILMKQSADTIKRVSLELGGHAPFIVFDDADLDKAVKGVFASKLLNCGQICMASNRFYVHEDVVGAFVEKLKDKLKRCKIGNGLEEDVTIGPLIDKNSFEKVSRHVQDAVEKGATIEAGGEGFHQGNNEDAGYFYAPTILSNVGENMCVMYEETFGPVIPIITFKTEEEVIKASNNTNYGLAAYVFTESLSRGLRVSEKLEYGIVGLNDGSPSEVQAPFGGWKESGIGREGGHHGMDAFLETKYLSIGL; encoded by the coding sequence ATGAAGGAATACAAATTATATATTAATGGAGAATGGATAGAGGCAGATCAAGAAGAAAAGATTGAAGTAATAAATCCAGCAACAGGTGAGATTGTAGGAACTGTACCTAATGCTAAGGAAGCAGAAACAAAAAAAGCTATTGATGCAGCCTATAAAGCTTTTGAAGAATGGTCAATATTACCTGCTAATAAACGAGCAAGATATTTAAATAAATTATTTCAACTTATGTTAGAAAACCAAAAGGATATTGCGGAAACTTTGACAAAGGAGCAGGGTAAACCACTAAAAGAAGCAATTGGAGAAGTAAGATATGCTGCAAGCTATGTAGAGTGGTATGCAGAAGAGGCAAAGAGAAATTATGGAGAAACCATTCCTGCATTTAGAAAGAATACAAAGATTTTGGTGTTAAGACAACCTGTTGGTGTAGTGGCAGCTATAACTCCTTGGAATTTTCCAGCTGCTATGATTACAAGAAAGATTGCACCTGCTCTTGCTGCTGGTTGTACTGTAGTGCTAAAGCCTGCAGAACAGACACCGCTTACTGCTATGAAAATAATAGAACTTATAGAAAAAGCAGGGTTTCCAAAGGGTGTTGTTAATATTGTTACAGGAGATCCTGTAATAATTGGAAAAACAATTATGGAGGATAATAGAGTAAGAAAAATTGCGTTTACAGGTTCTACAGAGGTAGGAAAAATACTCATGAAACAATCAGCAGATACAATAAAGCGTGTATCTTTAGAATTAGGAGGACATGCACCATTTATTGTGTTTGATGATGCAGATTTAGATAAGGCAGTGAAAGGAGTTTTCGCATCAAAATTATTGAACTGTGGACAAATCTGTATGGCATCGAATCGATTTTATGTACATGAAGATGTTGTAGGGGCCTTTGTTGAAAAATTAAAAGACAAATTAAAAAGATGCAAAATTGGAAATGGTTTAGAGGAGGATGTAACCATAGGACCTCTTATAGATAAAAATAGCTTTGAAAAGGTATCACGCCATGTTCAAGATGCAGTAGAAAAAGGAGCTACAATTGAAGCAGGAGGAGAAGGATTCCATCAAGGAAATAATGAGGATGCGGGATATTTTTATGCTCCTACGATTTTATCGAATGTAGGAGAAAATATGTGCGTTATGTATGAGGAGACTTTTGGTCCAGTGATTCCAATTATAACATTTAAAACGGAAGAAGAAGTTATTAAAGCTTCAAATAATACTAACTATGGACTTGCTGCATATGTATTTACAGAGTCATTATCTCGAGGACTTCGTGTTTCAGAAAAATTAGAATATGGGATTGTGGGACTAAATGATGGTTCACCATCTGAAGTACAAGCACCTTTTGGAGGATGGAAAGAAAGCGGTATTGGTCGTGAGGGTGGCCATCATGGAATGGATGCTTTCTTAGAAACAAAATATTTATCCATAGGGCTATAA
- a CDS encoding TerD family protein yields the protein MAISLQKGQKVDLTKTNPGLTKVLVGLGWDTNKYDGGHDFDLDAAVFMLGENGKVTSEKDFIFYNNLKDAAESVVHLGDNLTGEGEGDDEQVKIDLAKVPSNIHKLAFTVTIHQAAERNQNFGQVSNAFIRILNEATGEELIRYDLGEDFSIETAVVVGELYRHNGEWKFNAVGSGFQGGLAALCTSFGINI from the coding sequence ATGGCAATTAGTTTACAAAAGGGTCAAAAAGTTGATTTGACAAAAACAAACCCTGGTCTTACAAAAGTATTGGTAGGATTAGGCTGGGATACAAACAAATATGATGGAGGACATGATTTTGATTTAGATGCGGCTGTTTTTATGCTAGGAGAGAATGGAAAAGTTACAAGCGAAAAAGATTTCATCTTTTATAATAATTTAAAGGATGCAGCAGAATCTGTAGTTCATCTTGGAGACAACTTAACAGGTGAAGGAGAAGGAGATGACGAGCAAGTTAAGATTGATTTAGCAAAAGTACCTAGCAATATACATAAGCTTGCTTTTACTGTAACTATTCATCAAGCTGCTGAAAGAAATCAAAATTTTGGACAAGTTTCGAATGCTTTTATTCGTATCCTAAATGAAGCAACTGGTGAAGAATTAATTCGATATGATCTTGGAGAAGATTTTAGTATTGAAACAGCTGTTGTTGTAGGAGAATTGTATCGTCATAATGGAGAATGGAAGTTTAATGCAGTTGGTAGTGGTTTCCAAGGAGGATTAGCTGCCCTTTGTACAAGCTTTGGAATAAATATTTA